TGGCCGCAGCATTCGGAAGACCTGCCTGGGATGTATCCCTCTATGTCAATGTAGATGCCGCGGCGCTGATCGGCGCGGATACTCTGCAGGACGGGCAGGTTGTCTTTCGAGAGGGACCCATCTGCCAGTGTGCACGACAGGGGGGCTTCGGGATTTTGGACGAGGTCAACATGGCAAAAAACGAGGCGCTGGCCGTGCTCCACGCCACGCTGGACTTCCGGCGGGTGATTGATGTGCCTGGCTACGAGCGGATTCCCCTGGACCCGTCCACGCGCTATATCGGCACCATGAACTACGGCTACGCTGGCACCCGGGAGCTGAACGAGGCGCTGGTGTCCAGGTTTGTGGTGGTGGACATGCCGGTGATCTCCTCGGAGAATCTGGAAAAGCTGATCCGCAAGGGATTTCCCACCCTGTCGGAGAGCTGGCTGAAGCAGTTCGCCGCGCTTTTCCAGGACCTGCGAAAAAAATGCGACAGCGGAGAAATCTCCACCAAGGCGCTGGACCTGCGGGGGCTGCTGGCCGCGCTGCATCTGATAGAAAAGGGGCTTCGCTCCGGACCGGCGTTGGAGCTTGGCATCGTCAACAAGGTCTTTGACCCTTTTGAACGGCAGCTAGCGGCAGATACAGTATGGGCACGGATTCCCAAAGACGCAGATCGGGCCCAGCTCTTTGGAGGCTGACATGGACCGCCGGGAGGTGGAGTCCCGCCGCGCCAACAACCAGATTTGGAATGGGGCGGGAGACTATGGGCTGCGTCCTCAGTTCCAGGTCTACGGAAAAGACGGTCGGGCGGCGCTTTATTTCAATACGGTGATCGGCCTTCTCTATCGGACCTATGACTATAAAAAGCTGTCAGCGCTGTTCTACTCGTTCCGAGAGCAGGTCAACGGAGAGCTGTACACAGACCTGTTTTGGCTGGGGCTGGAGCGGTGCGTGTATCTCAAGCACCGGGAAGAGCGCCCCGTTTTGGAGAAGCTCAGGCGGGACTATGCCCGCCAGATGGTAGAAAAGGCCCGGGCAAAGGCGGACCGAGATACCCTGGAGAGTCTTCGTACCGCGTGGTTTTGCCGGATTTTAGGAGAGGAACCAGAGGAGAGCGCCTGGGAGACAGGACTGCTGGACCGACTGGAATTTTCTGTGGAGCTGGACACAGACGGCGTGAGACAGCAGATGGAGGATTTGCTGTACGAGTACTTCCGCCGGCCCAGGCGCAGTGTGCTGGACGAGCTGGGGGGAAGCCGGGTCAACAAGGGCTTTTTCGCCACTTGGCATGTGAAGCATACCAGCGGAGACGCTCTGCGTCGCCTGGATATGGCCGGGGGAGCCGGGCGCAGTGGGGGCGGACTTTTGCAAAAGCGATTCGCCCCCTTTTGGCAGACGAAAACTAAAGAGGCCGCGCTGCGGGAGTATATCACCAATTGTTTCGGCGTCTCCATGCTTCCCGAGGCCAAACGGATAGAGGCGGAAAAACTGCTTTGCACCGGGGGGCACCGTCACTGCCGTCTGCATTTTACCAAGGGCTTACCACCCGAGAATCCGGGAGCGGCCAG
This genomic window from Pusillibacter faecalis contains:
- a CDS encoding AAA family ATPase; the protein is MDMWMELEQEGVDPVLLKEVRAFHDANPPDPAAAGRVPQPRFLYYGKQVWEAAAAALLCGENILLAGPKATGKNVLAENLAAAFGRPAWDVSLYVNVDAAALIGADTLQDGQVVFREGPICQCARQGGFGILDEVNMAKNEALAVLHATLDFRRVIDVPGYERIPLDPSTRYIGTMNYGYAGTRELNEALVSRFVVVDMPVISSENLEKLIRKGFPTLSESWLKQFAALFQDLRKKCDSGEISTKALDLRGLLAALHLIEKGLRSGPALELGIVNKVFDPFERQLAADTVWARIPKDADRAQLFGG